Proteins co-encoded in one Oncorhynchus keta strain PuntledgeMale-10-30-2019 chromosome 36, Oket_V2, whole genome shotgun sequence genomic window:
- the LOC118369640 gene encoding RING finger protein 122-like isoform X2, which produces MHPVRWCNGCLCGLRSQISDPYGKMTSEDIYNLPLNVYVIILGIGLFIFMLSLIFCCYMFRLRQQGTREQYGYNEVVLKGAGKKLSLLGTCAVCLEQFKSRDELGVCPCSHAFHKKCLLKWLEIRSVCPMCNKPICRLQPDLPQGAERPQGPMEV; this is translated from the exons ATGCACCCGGTCCGGTGGTGTAACG GATGTCTGTGCGGTTTAAGATCGCAGATCTCAGACCCTTACGGCAAGATGACATCGGAAGACATCTACAACCTGCCCCTCAACGTGTACGTCATCATCCTGGGCATCGGCCTCTTCATCTTCATGCTCAGCCTGATCTTCTGCTGCTACATGTTCAG GTTAAGGCAACAAGGCACAAGGGAGCAATACGGATATAATGAG GTTGTTTTGAAAGGAGCAGGAAAGAAACTGAGTCTTCTTGGA ACCTGTGCAGTGTGCTTAGAACAGTTCAAAAGCAGAGACGAACTTGGAGTGTGTCCCTGCTCACATGCCTTCCACAAGAA GTGTCTGTTAAAATGGCTGGAGATCCGCAGTGTCTGCCCTATGTGCAACAAACCTATCTGCCGTTTGCAGCCAGACCTCCCACAGGGCGCAGAGAGGCCCCAGGGCCCAATGgaggtgtga
- the LOC118369640 gene encoding RING finger protein 122-like isoform X3, which produces MTSEDIYNLPLNVYVIILGIGLFIFMLSLIFCCYMFRLRQQGTREQYGYNEVVLKGAGKKLSLLGQTCAVCLEQFKSRDELGVCPCSHAFHKKCLLKWLEIRSVCPMCNKPICRLQPDLPQGAERPQGPMEV; this is translated from the exons ATGACATCGGAAGACATCTACAACCTGCCCCTCAACGTGTACGTCATCATCCTGGGCATCGGCCTCTTCATCTTCATGCTCAGCCTGATCTTCTGCTGCTACATGTTCAG GTTAAGGCAACAAGGCACAAGGGAGCAATACGGATATAATGAG GTTGTTTTGAAAGGAGCAGGAAAGAAACTGAGTCTTCTTGGA CAGACCTGTGCAGTGTGCTTAGAACAGTTCAAAAGCAGAGACGAACTTGGAGTGTGTCCCTGCTCACATGCCTTCCACAAGAA GTGTCTGTTAAAATGGCTGGAGATCCGCAGTGTCTGCCCTATGTGCAACAAACCTATCTGCCGTTTGCAGCCAGACCTCCCACAGGGCGCAGAGAGGCCCCAGGGCCCAATGgaggtgtga
- the LOC118369640 gene encoding RING finger protein 122-like isoform X1 yields the protein MHPVRWCNGCLCGLRSQISDPYGKMTSEDIYNLPLNVYVIILGIGLFIFMLSLIFCCYMFRLRQQGTREQYGYNEVVLKGAGKKLSLLGQTCAVCLEQFKSRDELGVCPCSHAFHKKCLLKWLEIRSVCPMCNKPICRLQPDLPQGAERPQGPMEV from the exons ATGCACCCGGTCCGGTGGTGTAACG GATGTCTGTGCGGTTTAAGATCGCAGATCTCAGACCCTTACGGCAAGATGACATCGGAAGACATCTACAACCTGCCCCTCAACGTGTACGTCATCATCCTGGGCATCGGCCTCTTCATCTTCATGCTCAGCCTGATCTTCTGCTGCTACATGTTCAG GTTAAGGCAACAAGGCACAAGGGAGCAATACGGATATAATGAG GTTGTTTTGAAAGGAGCAGGAAAGAAACTGAGTCTTCTTGGA CAGACCTGTGCAGTGTGCTTAGAACAGTTCAAAAGCAGAGACGAACTTGGAGTGTGTCCCTGCTCACATGCCTTCCACAAGAA GTGTCTGTTAAAATGGCTGGAGATCCGCAGTGTCTGCCCTATGTGCAACAAACCTATCTGCCGTTTGCAGCCAGACCTCCCACAGGGCGCAGAGAGGCCCCAGGGCCCAATGgaggtgtga
- the calhm2.1 gene encoding calcium homeostasis modulator protein 2.1: MAALITENFKFVSLFFKSKDVMIFNGLIALGTVASQTMYNIFAFDCPCSSGRNYLYGLAAIGVPALAFYLVGIMLNKSTWDLVSECRLRRCRKLSGAAAFAVLGTIIGRAAVAPVTWAVISLLRGEAYVCALSEFVDPSTLEGFPSGQGLEVMARFPCKSTVPQEMQGFWAEIERRLKYESQLLGWLMVAGMAVVLFLLLCMKRCCSPLGYQQEAYWSQFRSNEHDLFQRTADVHSRILAVESVKSYFGFVALEKEEKQQLEEHQNASPISSTEWNRITGICLYREKKGLPLYSRLNKWAQYSVENNIDAMEKEMDTLS; this comes from the exons ATGGCTGCTCTCATCACAGAGAACTTCAAGTTTGTCTCGCTCTTCTTCAAGAGCAAGGACGTAATGATCTTCAATGGCCTGATAGCCCTGGGCACGGTGGCCAGTCAGACCATGTACAACATATTTGCCTTCGACTGCCCGTGCTCCTCCGGGCGGAACTATCTCTATGGCCTGGCAGCCATCGGGGTGCCCGCCCTGGCATTCTACCTCGTTGGCATCATGCTGAATAAGAGTACCTGGGATCTGGTGTCTGAGTGCCGCCTCAGGAGGTGCCGGAAACTATCGGGGGCGGCTGCCTTCGCCGTCCTGGGCACTATCATTGGCAGAGCGGCCGTGGCTCCGGTGACGTGGGCTGTCATCTCACTGTTACGTGGGGAGGCCTATGTCTGTGCCCTCAGTGAGTTTGTGGACCCTTCAACCTTGGAAGGTTTTCCCTCTggacaggggttagaggtcatggCCAGGTTTCCCTGTAAGTCCACGGTCCCACAGGAGATGCAGGGTTTTTGGGCGGAGATTGAACGCCGACTGAAGTACGAGTCTCAG CTGCTAGGGTGGCTGATGGTGGCGGGGATGGCAGTGGTTCTGTTCCTCCTGCTGTGCATGAAGCGCTGCTGCTCTCCCCTGGGCTACCAACAGGAGGCGTACTGGTCCCAGTTCCGCTCCAACGAGCACGACCTCTTCCAGCGCACGGCCGACGTGCACTCCCGTATCCTGGCTGTTGAGAGTGTTAAGAGCTACTTTGGCTTCGTGGCcctggagaaagaggagaaacagCAGCTGGAGGAGCACCAGAATGCCAGCCCCATCTCTAGTACAGAGTGGAACCGGATCACTGGGATCTGCTTGTACAGAGAGAAAAAGGGATTGCCTCTCTATAGCCGCCTCAACAAGTGGGCCCAGTACAGTGTGGAGAACAACATAGACGCCATGGAGAAAGAAATGGACACTCTGAGCTGA
- the LOC118369642 gene encoding calcium homeostasis modulator protein 3-like encodes MAKVSCEEDLVFRNITFRKAVSRYVRRYSQAIGWSILLFFILLGVLGRLIKPCFNDHATNLRARYWSNYLDIEQKPFD; translated from the exons ATGGCCAAGGTGTCTTGCGAGGAGGACTTGGTCTTCAGGAATATCACATTCCGTAAAGCTGTTTCACGCTACGTGCGCCGCTACTCCCAA GCGATTGGATGgtctatcctcctcttcttcattctTTTGGGTGTACTGGGCCGTCTCATCAAGCCCTGCTTCAATGACCATGCCACCAACCTTCGGGCACGCTACTGGAGCAACTACCTAGACATCGAGCAGAAGCCCTTCGACTAG
- the LOC118369638 gene encoding lymphocyte-specific helicase-like isoform X2, whose amino-acid sequence MSCVKEETRSMSPHCPKPNESEEPLGTAMEKTLPENAASVEAEDVVSAVVITKEMEEEEKQLMEKGEKQEEEIMKKAREAREKESHDIRFKRLQHLLEKSNIYSKFLLTKMEQQQQEEMLKKERLEKTHKGTGKKTGRVERKKREREEDYKIADVMSKEEIMSKAKKPKVEDEEVLGKKKLEAADIEKMSDSNADIKGRLSEAVRDNAKQLLDPDRKVNGQAVPAQQPLLFTGGVMRSYQIEGVEWLRMLWENGINGILADEMGLGKTIQCIAHVAMMLERKVLGPFLVVAPLSTLPNWINEFKRFTPEVSVQLYHGPAKERMSLLKQIRKPQGPHNMCPVVVTSFEIAMIDRKFLQRFQWKYLVVDEGHRIKNLNCRLVRELKMLPTDNKLLLTGTPLQNNLAELWSLLNFLLPEVFDDLKSFESWFDIDTIGSNAKQVVANEREQNILHMLHQILTPFLLRRLKSDVTLEVPPKKEIVVYAPLTAKQESFYTAVVNKTIAKMLGQEKGEVPVVLTTDGRPKRRTRRPVDYKETDGDTPYDLEKYLERVQKEAELSPARVVDVQMPLDSQINLKLQNILMLLKRCCNHPYLIEYPLDPATQGFKIDEQLVQTSGKFLILDRMLPELKRRGHKVLIFSQMTSILDILMDYCYLRGYQYSRLDGTMAYADREENMTKFSSDPEVFLFLLSTRAGGLGINLTAADTVIIFDSDWNPQADLQAQDRCHRIGQTKPVVVYRLVTANTIDQKILERASAKRKLEKMVIHKNKFKGGKAELKQTKSCVDVSELMDLLSARDYEKEVKSITGKVISDEDLEFLLDRGDLLDKAKRSSKQKVGVFKVIEAKESSEINLTRV is encoded by the exons ATGAGTTG CGTAAAGGAAGAAACCCGAAGCATGTCTCCTCATTGTCCAAAGCCTAACGAATCTGAAGAACCGCTGGGTACAGCTATGGAGAAGACTTTGCCTGAAAATG CTGCAAGTGTGGAAGCTGAAGATGTGGTGTCTGCAGTTGTCATCAcaaaagagatggaggaagaggagaaacaattgatggagaaaggagagaaacaaGAAGAGGAGATAATGAAAAAG GCTCGAGAAGCTCGGGAGAAGGAATCTCATGACATTCGCTTCAAGAGGCTGCAACACTTGCTGGAGAAAAGTAACATCTATTCCAAATTCCTTCTTACCAAGATggagcaacagcagcaggag GAAATGCTGAAGAAAGAGAGACTGGAAAAGACACACAAG GGCACTGGCAAAAAGACTGGAAGAG TTGAAAGAaagaaaagggagagggaggaagattaCAAAATCGCTGATGTCATGTCTAAAGAG GAAATTATGTCCAAGGCCAAGAAACCTAAAGTGGAGGATGAG GAGGTCCTTGGGAAGAAGAAGCTAGAAGCGGCGGACATTGAAAAGATGAGTGACTCAAATGCTGACATCAAGGGCCGTCTGTCGGAGGCTGTGAGAGACAATGCCAAACAACTGCTGGACCCAGACAGGAAAGTGAACGGGCAGGCCGTGCCCGCCCAGCAGCCCCTGCTCTTCACTGGGGGAGTCATGAGGTCGTACCAGATAGAGGGCGTAGAGTGGCTCAGG ATGTTGTGGGAGAATGGTATTAATGGGATCCTGGCAGATGAGATGGGTCTGGGGAAGACCATCCAGTGCATCGCCCACGTGGCCATGATGCTGGAGAGAAAGGTGCTGGGACCCTTCTTGGTAGTGGCCCCTCTGTCCACTCTGCCCAACTGGATCAATGAGTTCAAGCGCTTCACTCCAGag GTGTCCGTACAGCTGTACCATGGGCCTGCTAAGGAGAGGATGTCGTTGTTAAAGCAGATTCGTAAGCCCCAGGGGCCTCACAACATGTGCCCTGTGGTGGTCACCTCCTTTGAGATTGCCATGATAGACAGGAAGTTTCTGCAG CGCTTCCAGTGGAAGTACCTGGTCGTGGACGAGGGCCACAGGATCAAAAACCTGAACTGCCGACTGGTGAGGGAACTCAAGATGCTGCCCACGGACAACAAACTGCTCCTGACAGGCACGCCGCTGCAGAACAACCTGGCTGAGCTCTGGTCACTGCTCAACTTCCTCCTGCCTGAGGTCTTTGACGACCTCAAGAG CTTTGAGTCGTGGTTTGACATCGACACCATTGGATCAAATGCAAAACAAGTTGTGGCTAACGAACGAGAGCAGAACATCCTGCACATGCTCCACCAG ATTCTGACGCCGTTCCTGCTACGACGACTGAAGTCTGACGTGACGTTGGAGGTGCCGCCCAAGAAAGAGATTGTTGTGTACGCCCCACTCACTGCCAAACAGGAGTCTTTTTACACTGCTGTGGTCAACAAGACCATTGCCAAAATGCTGGGCCAGGAGAAG GGGGAGGTCCCAGTGGTGCTGACAACTGACGGCAGGCCTAAGCGCAGGACCAGGAGGCCTGTGGACTACAAAGAGACTGATGGTGACACGCCCTATGACCTGGAGAAATACCTGGAGAGGGTTCAGAAGGAGGCAGAGCTGAG ccccGCCCGGGTGGTGGACGTGCAGATGCCCCTAGACTCCCAGATCAACCTGAAACTGCAGAACATCCTCATGCTGCTGAAGAGGTGCTGTAACCACCCCTACCTCATAGAGTACCCACTGGACCCAGCCACTCAGGGGTTCAAG ATTGATGAGCAACTGGTGCAGACCTCTGGGAAGTTCCTCATTCTAGACAGAATGCTGCCAGAGCTGAAGAGGAGGGGACACAAG GTGCTGATTTTCAGCCAGATGACGTCCATCTTGGATATCCTAATGGACTACTGCTACCTGCGTGGTTACCAGTACAGCCGACTGGACGGGACAATGGCTTATGCCGACAGAGAGGAGAAC ATGACAAAGTTCTCGTCTGACCCAGAAGTGTTCCTCTTCCTACTGAGCACCAGAGCAGGTGGCCTGGGCATCAACCTGACTGCTGCTGACACGGTCATCATCTTTGACAGTGACTGG AACCCCCAGGCAGACCTGCAGGCCCAGGATAGGTGCCACCGCATCGGGCAGACCAAACCAGTGGTGGTGTATCGCCTGGTCACTGCCAACACCATTGACCAGAAGATCCTGGAGAGAGCCTCAGCCAAGAGGAAACTGGAGAAGATGGTCATTCACAAGA ACAAATTCAAAGGAGGAAAAGCTGAGCTCAAACAGACCAAGAGCTGTGTTGATGTGTCTGAGCTGATGGATCTTCTCAGCGCAAGAGATTACGAGAA GGAGGTGAAAAGCATCACGGGGAAGGTCATTAGTGATGAGGACCTGGAGTTTCTGCTGGACCGCGGTGACCTACTAG ACAAGGCCAAGAGGAGCTCAAAACAGAAGGTTGGAGTCTTCAAGGTTATCGAAGCCAAGGAATCATCTGAGATCAACTTGACCAGAGTTTGA
- the LOC118369638 gene encoding lymphocyte-specific helicase-like isoform X1, protein MSCVKEETRSMSPHCPKPNESEEPLGTAMEKTLPENAAASVEAEDVVSAVVITKEMEEEEKQLMEKGEKQEEEIMKKAREAREKESHDIRFKRLQHLLEKSNIYSKFLLTKMEQQQQEEMLKKERLEKTHKGTGKKTGRVERKKREREEDYKIADVMSKEEIMSKAKKPKVEDEEVLGKKKLEAADIEKMSDSNADIKGRLSEAVRDNAKQLLDPDRKVNGQAVPAQQPLLFTGGVMRSYQIEGVEWLRMLWENGINGILADEMGLGKTIQCIAHVAMMLERKVLGPFLVVAPLSTLPNWINEFKRFTPEVSVQLYHGPAKERMSLLKQIRKPQGPHNMCPVVVTSFEIAMIDRKFLQRFQWKYLVVDEGHRIKNLNCRLVRELKMLPTDNKLLLTGTPLQNNLAELWSLLNFLLPEVFDDLKSFESWFDIDTIGSNAKQVVANEREQNILHMLHQILTPFLLRRLKSDVTLEVPPKKEIVVYAPLTAKQESFYTAVVNKTIAKMLGQEKGEVPVVLTTDGRPKRRTRRPVDYKETDGDTPYDLEKYLERVQKEAELSPARVVDVQMPLDSQINLKLQNILMLLKRCCNHPYLIEYPLDPATQGFKIDEQLVQTSGKFLILDRMLPELKRRGHKVLIFSQMTSILDILMDYCYLRGYQYSRLDGTMAYADREENMTKFSSDPEVFLFLLSTRAGGLGINLTAADTVIIFDSDWNPQADLQAQDRCHRIGQTKPVVVYRLVTANTIDQKILERASAKRKLEKMVIHKNKFKGGKAELKQTKSCVDVSELMDLLSARDYEKEVKSITGKVISDEDLEFLLDRGDLLDKAKRSSKQKVGVFKVIEAKESSEINLTRV, encoded by the exons ATGAGTTG CGTAAAGGAAGAAACCCGAAGCATGTCTCCTCATTGTCCAAAGCCTAACGAATCTGAAGAACCGCTGGGTACAGCTATGGAGAAGACTTTGCCTGAAAATG CAGCTGCAAGTGTGGAAGCTGAAGATGTGGTGTCTGCAGTTGTCATCAcaaaagagatggaggaagaggagaaacaattgatggagaaaggagagaaacaaGAAGAGGAGATAATGAAAAAG GCTCGAGAAGCTCGGGAGAAGGAATCTCATGACATTCGCTTCAAGAGGCTGCAACACTTGCTGGAGAAAAGTAACATCTATTCCAAATTCCTTCTTACCAAGATggagcaacagcagcaggag GAAATGCTGAAGAAAGAGAGACTGGAAAAGACACACAAG GGCACTGGCAAAAAGACTGGAAGAG TTGAAAGAaagaaaagggagagggaggaagattaCAAAATCGCTGATGTCATGTCTAAAGAG GAAATTATGTCCAAGGCCAAGAAACCTAAAGTGGAGGATGAG GAGGTCCTTGGGAAGAAGAAGCTAGAAGCGGCGGACATTGAAAAGATGAGTGACTCAAATGCTGACATCAAGGGCCGTCTGTCGGAGGCTGTGAGAGACAATGCCAAACAACTGCTGGACCCAGACAGGAAAGTGAACGGGCAGGCCGTGCCCGCCCAGCAGCCCCTGCTCTTCACTGGGGGAGTCATGAGGTCGTACCAGATAGAGGGCGTAGAGTGGCTCAGG ATGTTGTGGGAGAATGGTATTAATGGGATCCTGGCAGATGAGATGGGTCTGGGGAAGACCATCCAGTGCATCGCCCACGTGGCCATGATGCTGGAGAGAAAGGTGCTGGGACCCTTCTTGGTAGTGGCCCCTCTGTCCACTCTGCCCAACTGGATCAATGAGTTCAAGCGCTTCACTCCAGag GTGTCCGTACAGCTGTACCATGGGCCTGCTAAGGAGAGGATGTCGTTGTTAAAGCAGATTCGTAAGCCCCAGGGGCCTCACAACATGTGCCCTGTGGTGGTCACCTCCTTTGAGATTGCCATGATAGACAGGAAGTTTCTGCAG CGCTTCCAGTGGAAGTACCTGGTCGTGGACGAGGGCCACAGGATCAAAAACCTGAACTGCCGACTGGTGAGGGAACTCAAGATGCTGCCCACGGACAACAAACTGCTCCTGACAGGCACGCCGCTGCAGAACAACCTGGCTGAGCTCTGGTCACTGCTCAACTTCCTCCTGCCTGAGGTCTTTGACGACCTCAAGAG CTTTGAGTCGTGGTTTGACATCGACACCATTGGATCAAATGCAAAACAAGTTGTGGCTAACGAACGAGAGCAGAACATCCTGCACATGCTCCACCAG ATTCTGACGCCGTTCCTGCTACGACGACTGAAGTCTGACGTGACGTTGGAGGTGCCGCCCAAGAAAGAGATTGTTGTGTACGCCCCACTCACTGCCAAACAGGAGTCTTTTTACACTGCTGTGGTCAACAAGACCATTGCCAAAATGCTGGGCCAGGAGAAG GGGGAGGTCCCAGTGGTGCTGACAACTGACGGCAGGCCTAAGCGCAGGACCAGGAGGCCTGTGGACTACAAAGAGACTGATGGTGACACGCCCTATGACCTGGAGAAATACCTGGAGAGGGTTCAGAAGGAGGCAGAGCTGAG ccccGCCCGGGTGGTGGACGTGCAGATGCCCCTAGACTCCCAGATCAACCTGAAACTGCAGAACATCCTCATGCTGCTGAAGAGGTGCTGTAACCACCCCTACCTCATAGAGTACCCACTGGACCCAGCCACTCAGGGGTTCAAG ATTGATGAGCAACTGGTGCAGACCTCTGGGAAGTTCCTCATTCTAGACAGAATGCTGCCAGAGCTGAAGAGGAGGGGACACAAG GTGCTGATTTTCAGCCAGATGACGTCCATCTTGGATATCCTAATGGACTACTGCTACCTGCGTGGTTACCAGTACAGCCGACTGGACGGGACAATGGCTTATGCCGACAGAGAGGAGAAC ATGACAAAGTTCTCGTCTGACCCAGAAGTGTTCCTCTTCCTACTGAGCACCAGAGCAGGTGGCCTGGGCATCAACCTGACTGCTGCTGACACGGTCATCATCTTTGACAGTGACTGG AACCCCCAGGCAGACCTGCAGGCCCAGGATAGGTGCCACCGCATCGGGCAGACCAAACCAGTGGTGGTGTATCGCCTGGTCACTGCCAACACCATTGACCAGAAGATCCTGGAGAGAGCCTCAGCCAAGAGGAAACTGGAGAAGATGGTCATTCACAAGA ACAAATTCAAAGGAGGAAAAGCTGAGCTCAAACAGACCAAGAGCTGTGTTGATGTGTCTGAGCTGATGGATCTTCTCAGCGCAAGAGATTACGAGAA GGAGGTGAAAAGCATCACGGGGAAGGTCATTAGTGATGAGGACCTGGAGTTTCTGCTGGACCGCGGTGACCTACTAG ACAAGGCCAAGAGGAGCTCAAAACAGAAGGTTGGAGTCTTCAAGGTTATCGAAGCCAAGGAATCATCTGAGATCAACTTGACCAGAGTTTGA